TCCAGCCTCACGCGCGCTGGCCCCACCTCGGAGCGCCTGGCGTACATGGGCGCCACGACGTCGCGACACGCGTCCTCGTGCCCGGCCAACGGCGCGCAGTCAAGCACGTGCACCACGACCTTCTCCACCAGGCTCGCCTCCCGTCGTCACGCGAGGGCGACGCCCCGCATCCATCCCCAGCGCGGCTGCTCCCACGCCCCGTACGCACCGTACCACAGCGCGAGCGGCACCGTGCGCACGCCATGGTCCGCGCTGTCCATCACCATGCCGTCGCCCACGTAGATGCCAACGTGTCCATGCCGCGCCGCCTGCGGGCTCGCCGGACAGCGCGGCACGGCCACGATCATGCCCACGCGCAGGTCGCCGGGGTCGGCCAGCGTGCAGTGGCGCTCGTACAGCGCGCGGGCGTCACCGCACTCCAGCCCCAGGCCAAACCACTGGAACACGCCCTCCACCCACGCGGCGCAACCGTTCGGCCCCGGCCACGGAAATCCCTTCGCATGCACCACCAGGCTGCGCTGGTCGCGACTCGCGGACGCCAGCTCCTCCGGAACGTGACCTCGCCCGGTCGCAAGGCGCCTCATGGGCAGCCCGCGCCGGGCGAGAAGAACCTCGAGCCTTCGCAGTCGCTCCGTCTCTGGGTCGGGCGCATCCTCCGCCCGCGGGGAGTCGGCCACGCTACGCGCTCTTCATCACGACGGTGCGCACGACCTGCGCCGTGTGGTCGCAGGCGTCGATGCAGCTCTCCATGCGGTCGAACAGGCGCAGCCACGTCACGGTGGTGCGGCCGTTCTCCTCGTCGTGGAACAGCCTGCGCACGCCGCCGTTGTACACGACGTCGCCCTCGTCCTCGATGTCGGAGATCATGTTCGCGTGCTCCATGACCTCCGGGTCGCCCTTGTAGTTGGGCAGATGGTCGATCATCTTGCTCACCTCGTCCACGCAGCGGCGCGTCAGACGTGCCATCTGCACCGCCTCGCCGCGCATCTCCTGAACGTTGAACAGGTCCAGGCAGAGCGCGGCGCCGTTCATGTAGTCCATGATGTCGTCCATCGCAAGCGCGAGGTCGCTAATGTCCTGGCGGTCGAACGGCGTGATGAACGAGTCGTACAGCTCTCGCATGATGCGCTGGACCTTGTTGTCGCACTCGCTCTCGTACACCTTGAGCTCCGGGATGCCGGGAAACGTCTGCGGATAGCCCTCCATCACCTCGACGTAGTGGTCGCACGCCTCGACGAGCTTGGCGGCTAGGTCCTTGAACAGGGTATAGAAGATGTCTTCCTTCTTGGCGCGTGCCATGTGGTCTACCTCCAGCTAGAAGATGATCAGGAAAATCTTGGCGAGCACGAAGCCGATGACTCCGCAGCCCGGGAAGGTGAAGATCCAGGTGTAGACCATCTCCTTCGCGACGCCCCAGTTGACGGAGCGCATGTTCTTCGCGGCGCCCGCGCCCATGATGGCCGCGGTCTTCGCGTGCGTGGTCGATACGGGAAGGCCCGTGAGCGTCGCGACCAGAAGCGACGCGGTGGCCGAGACGGACGCGGCAAAGCCCTGGTACTTCTCCATCTGCACCATCTGCATGCCGACCTTCTTGATGATGCGCTTGCCGCCCACGGCCGTGCCGATGGCCATCGTGCCCGCGCAGAGCACCTCGACCCACAGCGGGAAGCCGCCCATATCGGACGCCTTGAGCCCGGCAGAAAGCGCGATGGCGAGCATGGCCGTGGACATGAACTTCTGACCGTCCTGCGCACCGTGCATGAGGGCGACGCCGGCAGCTCCCGCAACCTGCAGCTTCCCAAAGAGGGCGTCCGTCTTCGCACGGTTCGCATGCCGAAGCGCCCGCTGTATGACCCAGGCAACAAGCCATCCTGCCGCAAAGCCAGCGGCCGTGGAGAAGACCAGGCCATACACGACCTTCATCCACTCCCCGAAGTTCACGCCGGAGAGTCCGCCGTGCACGGCAAGCGCCGCGCCCGTGAGGCCCGCGATGAGCGCGTGGCTCTCGCTCGTGGGGATGCCGAAGATCCAGGCGCCCACGCCCCACGCCACGATGCCCACGGTCGCCGCGGCAAGCGCAATGAGCGCCGCATGCGTGTCGCCGCCAAAGTCGACCATGCCGCTGATGGTGTCCGCGACGGCCGTCGAGACGAACGTCATCGCGACGAGGCCGATGAAGTTGCAGACCACGCTCATGGCGATGGCGGCCTCGATGCTGATGGAGCGCGTGCCCACGGGCTCCGCGATCGCGTTCGCGGCGTCGGTGGCTCCGTTCACGAAGATGGTCCCCAGCACCAGGGCCATGACGACGGCGAGGAAGGGGTTCGCCTCGAGCATCGCCAAAAACTGCGAAAAGCTGACCAAAGTGACTCCTTTCTTTACATCCCGATGATAAAGGGAGGTGTC
This sequence is a window from Parafannyhessea umbonata. Protein-coding genes within it:
- a CDS encoding DUF47 domain-containing protein, translating into MARAKKEDIFYTLFKDLAAKLVEACDHYVEVMEGYPQTFPGIPELKVYESECDNKVQRIMRELYDSFITPFDRQDISDLALAMDDIMDYMNGAALCLDLFNVQEMRGEAVQMARLTRRCVDEVSKMIDHLPNYKGDPEVMEHANMISDIEDEGDVVYNGGVRRLFHDEENGRTTVTWLRLFDRMESCIDACDHTAQVVRTVVMKSA
- a CDS encoding inorganic phosphate transporter, which gives rise to MVSFSQFLAMLEANPFLAVVMALVLGTIFVNGATDAANAIAEPVGTRSISIEAAIAMSVVCNFIGLVAMTFVSTAVADTISGMVDFGGDTHAALIALAAATVGIVAWGVGAWIFGIPTSESHALIAGLTGAALAVHGGLSGVNFGEWMKVVYGLVFSTAAGFAAGWLVAWVIQRALRHANRAKTDALFGKLQVAGAAGVALMHGAQDGQKFMSTAMLAIALSAGLKASDMGGFPLWVEVLCAGTMAIGTAVGGKRIIKKVGMQMVQMEKYQGFAASVSATASLLVATLTGLPVSTTHAKTAAIMGAGAAKNMRSVNWGVAKEMVYTWIFTFPGCGVIGFVLAKIFLIIF
- a CDS encoding C40 family peptidase — protein: MADSPRAEDAPDPETERLRRLEVLLARRGLPMRRLATGRGHVPEELASASRDQRSLVVHAKGFPWPGPNGCAAWVEGVFQWFGLGLECGDARALYERHCTLADPGDLRVGMIVAVPRCPASPQAARHGHVGIYVGDGMVMDSADHGVRTVPLALWYGAYGAWEQPRWGWMRGVALA